One window of Trichoderma breve strain T069 chromosome 3, whole genome shotgun sequence genomic DNA carries:
- a CDS encoding NADH:flavin oxidoreductase / NADH oxidase family domain-containing protein — MAQSRLWKPLKIAGVEVKHRIGMPALSRFRGTDDHTATPMMKEYYSQRSRVPGTLIITEAGLISHGSGGYPNAPGIWREDQVVAWRAITDEVHRNGSFIICQLFHIGRAAVPEIAKKEGIEIVSASAIPHEEGAPVPRALTTDEIEEIVRDFATAAKNAIRAGFDGVELHAGNGYLLDSFTQDVSNTRTDRYGGSTENRSRFAYEVMKAVGDTIGSERLGIRLSPWSTFQGMRMKDPVPQFSNLISKAKDLGLAYIHLIEPRVVNNFDQEHPIDDNLDFAFDLWDKPILLAGGYRPDNVLKAIDEVYSRRDIMVMFGRHFVANPDLVFRIKNELPLNQYERSTFYTPKNPTGYLDYPFSNEFLASAEAEN, encoded by the coding sequence ATGGCTCAATCACGGCTATGGAAACCTTTGAAAATTGCCGGAGTCGAGGTCAAACATCGGATTGGCATGCCGGCCCTGTCTCGCTTTCGAGGCACTGACGACCATACCGCGACGCCAATGATGAAGGAATACTATAGTCAACGGTCTCGGGTACCGGGAACTCTAATTATAACGGAGGCTGGCCTTATTTCGCACGGTAGTGGCGGCTATCCCAACGCACCAGGCATCTGGCGTGAGGATCAGGTGGTAGCTTGGAGGGCTATCACTGACGAAGTGCATCGCAACGGgagcttcatcatctgtcaACTCTTTCACATCGGCCGAGCCGCCGTTCCAGAGATtgccaaaaaagaaggcatAGAGATTGTATCTGCGAGCGCGATCCCTCATGAGGAGGGAGCTCCTGTACCAAGGGCTCTCACTACCGATGAGATCGAAGAGATTGTGCGTGACTTTGCAACGGCAGCGAAGAATGCCATTCGTGCTGGTTTCGACGGTGTTGAGCTTCACGCTGGCAACGGCTACCTTCTCGATAGCTTTACTCAGGACGTGAGCAATACCCGTACAGATAGGTACGGCGGCAGCACTGAGAACCGATCCCGCTTTGCCTACGAAGTGATGAAAGCTGTCGGCGATACCATCGGGAGCGAACGTCTCGGAATTCGCCTGAGTCCCTGGAGCACGTTCCAGGGCATGCGCATGAAAGACCCGGTGCCTCAATTCTCGAACTTGATCAGCAAAGCGAAGGACTTGGGTCTGGCTTATATTCACCTGATAGAGCCCCGAGTTGTCAACAACTTTGACCAGGAACACCCTATTGACGACAACCTTGATTTCGCGTTTGACCTCTGGGATAAGCCAATTCTTCTGGCCGGAGGATATAGGCCGGACAACGTTCTGAAAGCGATCGATGAGGTATACTCCAGGAGAGATATTATGGTGATGTTTGGCAGGCACTTTGTGGCAAATCCAGACCTTGTTTTCCGAATCAAGAATGAGTTGCCGCTTAATCAATATGAACGAAGCACGTTCTATACCCCTAAGAATCCAACCGGTTATCTCGATTATCCGTTTAGCAATGAATTTTTAGCGAGCGCAGAAGCTGAAAACTAG